In Alloyangia pacifica, the following proteins share a genomic window:
- a CDS encoding SH3 domain-containing protein: MSLPRALLVVLPLAAPLQAQSTPPPQSAFVYVTSDGSLRMRGAPSTEAPVITELDPGALLRNLGCVEDPQPWCQLQSLDGAHAGWVAAGYLAPFAGADPAALSSPAVPATETAQLEFRGGLTYGTMAAGGILDLITSAPADQAVTLSLEAPGNIGFAAFVRPATLLARGDAAAPITLVLPEGGDLLIRLADRSGAGGDWQLLISLD, translated from the coding sequence ATGAGCCTCCCCCGCGCCCTGCTTGTCGTCCTGCCACTGGCCGCGCCGCTGCAGGCACAGTCCACCCCGCCGCCGCAGAGTGCCTTCGTCTATGTCACCAGCGACGGCAGCCTGCGGATGCGCGGCGCCCCCTCGACCGAGGCGCCGGTGATCACCGAGCTCGACCCCGGCGCGCTCCTGCGCAACCTCGGGTGCGTCGAGGACCCCCAACCCTGGTGCCAGCTGCAGAGCCTCGACGGCGCCCACGCAGGCTGGGTCGCGGCGGGTTATCTCGCGCCCTTCGCCGGGGCTGACCCGGCGGCGCTGAGCAGCCCCGCCGTGCCCGCGACCGAAACCGCGCAGCTCGAATTTCGCGGCGGTCTCACCTACGGCACCATGGCCGCGGGCGGCATTCTCGATCTGATCACCAGCGCGCCAGCGGACCAGGCGGTGACGCTCTCGCTCGAAGCGCCCGGCAACATCGGCTTTGCCGCCTTCGTGCGTCCCGCCACGCTGCTCGCCCGCGGCGACGCCGCAGCCCCGATCACCTTGGTCCTGCCCGAGGGCGGGGACCTTCTGATCCGCCTCGCCGACCGCAGCGGCGCAGGCGGCGACTGGCAGCTCCTGATCAGCCTCGACTGA
- a CDS encoding YeeE/YedE family protein: MPLDWIWGLIGGLLIGTGGAVYLLINGRIMGASGIIGALVDGSASDSKWERLSFLAGVILLPILLLPFYGGAVDTHITDNIPVLVAAGLLVGVGTRLANGCTSGHGVCGMSRLSLRGFVATCCYILAGGVGVVIFRHLLGVI, translated from the coding sequence ATGCCACTCGACTGGATTTGGGGCCTGATCGGCGGCTTGCTGATCGGCACCGGCGGGGCGGTCTATCTGCTCATCAACGGACGCATCATGGGCGCGTCGGGCATCATCGGCGCCTTGGTCGACGGCTCGGCTAGCGACAGCAAGTGGGAGCGTCTGAGCTTCCTTGCGGGGGTGATCCTTCTGCCGATCCTGCTGCTGCCGTTCTATGGCGGCGCGGTTGACACCCACATCACTGACAACATTCCCGTGCTTGTCGCCGCCGGCCTACTGGTCGGCGTCGGAACGCGGCTGGCAAATGGCTGCACCTCGGGCCACGGCGTCTGCGGCATGTCCCGCCTGTCGCTGCGCGGCTTCGTCGCAACCTGCTGCTACATTCTCGCCGGCGGTGTCGGCGTGGTTATCTTCCGTCACCTGCTGGGAGTGATCTGA
- a CDS encoding GlsB/YeaQ/YmgE family stress response membrane protein — protein sequence MRKFHFLAAAALAAPPAWAQETTGTTTGDAMASGGNALVGLIITLIIGAIVGWLASVIMKGGGSGLVMDIILGIGGALLAGWLFPMIGVSFGAGLIPSIIAAVIGAIILILIVRLIRGAAR from the coding sequence ATGAGAAAATTCCACTTCCTCGCCGCCGCCGCGCTGGCCGCGCCGCCTGCCTGGGCGCAGGAGACCACCGGCACTACGACCGGAGACGCCATGGCCAGCGGCGGCAACGCGCTGGTCGGGCTGATCATCACCCTGATCATCGGCGCCATCGTCGGCTGGCTCGCCAGCGTCATCATGAAGGGCGGCGGATCGGGCCTGGTGATGGACATCATCCTCGGCATTGGCGGCGCGCTCCTCGCCGGCTGGCTGTTCCCGATGATCGGTGTCTCCTTCGGCGCCGGGCTTATCCCCTCGATCATCGCCGCGGTGATCGGCGCGATCATCCTCATTCTCATCGTGCGCCTGATCCGCGGCGCAGCGCGGTGA
- a CDS encoding MBL fold metallo-hydrolase, with product MTPEVTAFFDEATNTISYVVRDPTGSACAIVDSVLDFDYASGRTDTRSADAIISFVKEKGYKVDWLLESHVHADHLSAAPYIQRELGGKIGIGERITVVQDTFGKVFNEGTEFQRDGSQFDRLFEEGDSFHIGQLRGDVLHTPGHTPACLTYVIGDAAFVGDTLFMPDFGTARCDFPGGSSETLFASIQKILALPDETRIFVGHDYKAPGRDAYAWETTVGEQKALNIHVGSGKSAEEFVKMRDARDATLAMPKLIIPSLQVNMRAGRMPPPDEKGDVFLKVPVNKL from the coding sequence ATGACACCTGAGGTCACCGCCTTCTTCGACGAGGCCACCAACACCATCTCCTACGTCGTGCGCGACCCGACCGGCAGCGCCTGCGCGATCGTCGACAGCGTGCTCGACTTCGATTACGCCTCGGGCCGCACCGACACCCGTTCGGCCGATGCCATCATCTCCTTCGTCAAGGAGAAGGGCTACAAGGTCGACTGGCTGCTCGAGAGCCACGTGCACGCCGACCACCTTTCTGCCGCGCCCTACATCCAGCGCGAGCTGGGCGGCAAGATCGGCATCGGCGAGCGCATCACCGTGGTGCAGGACACCTTCGGCAAGGTGTTCAACGAGGGCACCGAATTCCAGCGGGACGGCTCGCAGTTCGACCGGCTCTTCGAGGAGGGCGACAGCTTCCACATCGGCCAGCTGCGCGGCGACGTGCTGCATACACCGGGCCATACGCCGGCCTGCCTGACCTACGTGATCGGCGATGCCGCCTTCGTCGGCGACACGCTCTTCATGCCCGACTTCGGCACCGCCCGCTGCGACTTCCCCGGCGGCTCGTCGGAAACGCTCTTTGCGTCGATCCAGAAGATCCTGGCGCTGCCGGACGAGACCCGCATCTTCGTCGGCCACGATTACAAGGCACCGGGCCGCGACGCCTACGCCTGGGAGACCACCGTGGGCGAGCAGAAGGCGCTCAACATCCACGTCGGCAGCGGCAAGTCCGCCGAGGAGTTCGTCAAGATGCGCGACGCGCGCGACGCGACCCTTGCGATGCCCAAGCTGATCATCCCGTCGTTGCAGGTGAACATGCGCGCCGGCCGGATGCCGCCGCCCGACGAAAAGGGCGATGTCTTCCTCAAGGTCCCGGTCAACAAGCTCTGA
- a CDS encoding GAK system CofD-like protein — protein MTKITLQRSAELPDDLRVARSLSAPHLGPRLLFFSGGSALNKISRALKRYTYNSAHLITPFDSGGSSQVLREAFDMPAVGDLRSRLMALADESELGQPDIYALFSHRMPKAVPNAPLRAEVEAMVAGSHPLVKAVSSPIGLLIRDFLRAFLVAAPMDFDFRNASIGNLILAGGYLAHGRLLEPVLFLMSKMVDVRGTVRGVVDCNLQLGVELADGRQIHGQRQISGKEAPPIDSPIVRLFLSAHGKEVLSGSVPLPKRNRKLIRQADLICYPPGSLFSSVIANLLPAGVGRTIARCEVPKVYVPSLGTDPEALRLGLAERVAAILAPLRADAGMDVPSTRLMTHVLCDASEDPAACAEVTARHGIPCHRLPLVTDEPERYDRELMCAALVSMV, from the coding sequence ATGACCAAGATCACCCTCCAGCGCAGCGCTGAGCTGCCCGACGACCTGCGCGTCGCGCGCTCGCTCAGCGCACCGCACCTCGGCCCGCGGCTGCTGTTCTTCAGCGGCGGCAGCGCACTCAACAAGATCTCGCGTGCGTTGAAGCGCTACACCTACAATTCGGCCCATCTGATCACTCCCTTCGACAGCGGCGGCAGCAGCCAGGTCCTGCGTGAGGCCTTCGACATGCCCGCAGTGGGCGATCTGCGCAGCCGCCTCATGGCGCTGGCCGACGAGAGCGAGCTTGGCCAGCCGGACATCTACGCGCTTTTCAGCCACAGGATGCCCAAGGCGGTGCCGAACGCCCCGCTGCGCGCCGAGGTCGAGGCGATGGTCGCCGGCAGCCACCCGCTGGTCAAGGCGGTCTCCAGCCCCATCGGCCTGCTGATCCGCGACTTCCTGCGCGCCTTCCTCGTCGCGGCGCCGATGGATTTCGACTTCCGCAATGCCAGCATCGGCAACCTCATCCTCGCCGGAGGCTATCTCGCGCACGGGCGGCTGCTGGAGCCGGTGCTGTTTCTGATGTCGAAGATGGTCGATGTGCGCGGCACCGTGCGCGGCGTGGTCGATTGCAACCTGCAGCTCGGCGTTGAACTGGCCGACGGGCGGCAAATCCACGGCCAGCGCCAGATCAGCGGCAAGGAGGCACCGCCGATCGACAGCCCCATCGTGCGGCTGTTTCTGAGCGCGCACGGCAAGGAGGTTCTGTCTGGCTCGGTGCCCCTGCCCAAGCGCAATCGCAAGCTGATCCGGCAGGCAGATCTCATCTGCTACCCGCCCGGGAGCCTTTTCTCCTCGGTGATCGCCAACCTGCTGCCCGCGGGCGTGGGTCGGACCATCGCGCGCTGCGAGGTGCCCAAGGTCTATGTCCCCAGCCTCGGCACCGACCCCGAGGCGCTGCGGCTGGGCCTGGCGGAGCGGGTGGCCGCGATCCTCGCGCCGCTGCGCGCCGATGCTGGCATGGATGTGCCCAGCACGCGCCTTATGACCCATGTGCTCTGCGACGCCTCCGAGGACCCCGCGGCCTGCGCCGAGGTCACCGCGCGCCATGGCATCCCCTGCCACCGTCTGCCGCTGGTCACCGACGAGCCCGAGCGCTACGATCGCGAATTGATGTGCGCCGCGCTGGTGTCGATGGTCTGA
- a CDS encoding DUF2252 domain-containing protein, giving the protein MSTTPKTKPQEPAKARKKTSSEEAATSGAAEPVGEMRHRTEAYARLARRADAEAAVFRPRDLTGQARRLHVRSTIIEDHMVRIDQKAAGADEKFRVLSTSFFSFFRGTSLLFHRDMAGEDARMPTVLCLGDVHPGNFGIMPNADNVPIFGVNDFDDVIYGPFVWDLKRGAAGFMIAAEVEGGLSRKKQRKIARHFLKGYRSGMAFFAEHNTELHVEMREDNCPEIIRPLFGKAARSREHWLGKRYLEETGRGFRANAELTPVSSRINEFQKLVKALAGQNGIEAGGRHGPLKVKDVAMRHGQGTASLGLPRYYVLLEGPSGDARDDIIIEFKKARRSALEGLVPAHDFDAGDQGDRIAHGQSVHLAQGDVFYGNVEIEGESFMSRERAPFRNDADLDDLSKKAWKRYAYACGRALAQAHARSDDLGQLDYDIEPAILQAMEPAKLFIDDILCFAEEAVERLRRDHEMFRRDLALGAFEVTEKRYR; this is encoded by the coding sequence ATGAGCACGACGCCGAAGACCAAGCCGCAGGAGCCCGCGAAGGCGCGCAAGAAGACCTCGTCGGAGGAGGCCGCGACGTCGGGCGCGGCTGAGCCGGTCGGCGAGATGCGCCACCGCACCGAGGCCTACGCCCGGCTCGCGCGCCGGGCCGATGCAGAGGCCGCGGTGTTCCGCCCTCGCGATCTGACCGGGCAGGCACGGCGGCTGCACGTGCGCAGCACGATCATCGAGGACCACATGGTGCGGATCGACCAGAAGGCGGCGGGGGCTGACGAGAAGTTCCGCGTATTGTCGACGTCCTTTTTCTCGTTTTTCCGCGGCACCTCGCTGCTCTTTCACCGCGACATGGCGGGGGAGGATGCGCGGATGCCGACCGTGCTCTGCCTCGGCGATGTACACCCCGGCAACTTTGGCATCATGCCCAATGCGGACAATGTGCCGATTTTCGGGGTGAATGATTTCGACGACGTGATCTACGGTCCCTTCGTCTGGGATCTCAAGCGGGGTGCCGCAGGGTTCATGATCGCCGCCGAGGTCGAGGGTGGGCTCAGCCGCAAGAAGCAACGCAAGATCGCTCGCCACTTCCTCAAGGGCTACCGCTCAGGGATGGCCTTTTTTGCCGAGCACAACACCGAACTCCATGTCGAGATGCGCGAGGACAATTGCCCCGAGATCATCCGCCCGCTCTTCGGCAAGGCCGCGCGTTCGCGCGAACACTGGCTCGGCAAGCGCTACCTTGAAGAGACCGGCCGCGGCTTCCGAGCCAACGCGGAACTGACCCCGGTGAGCAGCCGCATCAATGAGTTCCAGAAGCTGGTCAAGGCCCTCGCCGGTCAGAACGGCATTGAGGCGGGCGGGCGGCACGGCCCGCTCAAGGTCAAGGACGTGGCGATGCGGCATGGACAGGGCACGGCCTCGCTGGGGTTGCCACGCTATTACGTGCTGCTCGAAGGGCCCTCCGGGGATGCCCGAGACGACATCATCATCGAGTTCAAGAAGGCACGACGCTCGGCGCTCGAGGGGCTGGTGCCAGCGCATGATTTCGACGCCGGGGATCAGGGCGACCGGATCGCCCACGGCCAGTCGGTGCATCTCGCGCAGGGCGACGTCTTCTACGGCAATGTCGAGATCGAGGGCGAGAGCTTCATGTCGCGCGAGCGCGCGCCCTTCCGCAACGACGCGGATCTGGATGATCTGTCGAAGAAGGCGTGGAAGCGCTACGCCTATGCCTGCGGGCGGGCACTGGCGCAGGCCCACGCGCGGTCTGACGATCTTGGCCAGCTCGACTACGACATCGAGCCGGCGATCCTGCAGGCGATGGAACCGGCGAAACTCTTCATCGACGACATCCTGTGCTTTGCCGAGGAAGCCGTGGAACGGCTGCGCCGCGACCACGAGATGTTCCGGCGGGATCTGGCGCTTGGGGCCTTTGAAGTGACCGAAAAGCGTTACCGCTGA
- a CDS encoding TIGR01244 family sulfur transferase, translating to MDLNHITPRYTVSPQIAVEDVPALAEAGFTLVICNRPDGEVPPELQAKTIGAAVRAAGMEFAVLPVTHDGLTLDLVAEQAALIENAPGPVFAYCRSGTRCATVWAMGQAGKMPTDDILLSTAKAGYALDGMRPTLDAIAERG from the coding sequence ATGGATCTGAACCACATCACCCCCCGCTACACCGTCTCGCCGCAGATTGCGGTGGAGGATGTTCCCGCGCTCGCCGAGGCCGGCTTCACACTGGTCATCTGCAACCGGCCCGACGGCGAAGTCCCGCCCGAACTGCAGGCAAAGACCATCGGCGCCGCCGTGCGCGCCGCCGGCATGGAGTTCGCCGTGCTGCCGGTGACCCACGACGGGCTGACGCTCGACCTCGTGGCCGAGCAGGCCGCGCTGATCGAGAACGCCCCCGGCCCGGTTTTCGCCTACTGCCGTTCGGGCACCCGCTGCGCCACGGTCTGGGCCATGGGCCAGGCGGGCAAGATGCCGACCGACGACATCCTGCTGTCCACCGCCAAGGCGGGCTACGCGCTCGACGGGATGCGCCCGACGCTGGACGCCATCGCCGAGCGCGGCTGA
- a CDS encoding YciI family protein, translated as MTKFLISFPAEAMQVTDGEFPEVVAASHAVIEEAKAAGVYVFGGGLDESVAPVLVSGDGSVSAEIYQGSFLNGGFTVLEVPTRLEALDWARRIAQACRCPQELREFMYDPES; from the coding sequence ATGACCAAATTTCTCATCTCTTTCCCGGCCGAAGCCATGCAGGTCACCGACGGGGAATTCCCCGAGGTGGTCGCGGCCTCGCATGCGGTGATCGAGGAGGCCAAGGCCGCTGGCGTCTACGTCTTCGGCGGTGGGCTCGATGAGAGCGTAGCCCCGGTGCTGGTCTCGGGCGATGGCAGCGTGTCAGCCGAGATCTATCAGGGCAGCTTCCTGAACGGCGGCTTTACCGTGCTCGAGGTGCCGACGCGGCTGGAGGCGCTGGACTGGGCGCGCCGGATCGCGCAGGCATGCCGCTGCCCGCAGGAGCTGCGCGAATTCATGTACGACCCCGAAAGCTGA
- a CDS encoding multiheme c-type cytochrome: MLHRLARLLMALALALGASSSLAQDYLGSERCITCHEAAGAAWEGSHHALAWTEPTADTIRANFDGTQFTLGDMQARFSLKADGTPHVSVTERDGVTTEYDVHSVIGVEPLQQYILETEPGRLQSFDVVWDTEKGGWFHLYPQQNYAPGDGLHWTGPYKTWNSRCAACHATGFEANYDPQARSFASTQVEIGVGCEACHGPGSAHVNWAETYETTQEAPPPAHGFTVDMSQPAQMIEQCASCHSRREPYLDGNPVPGTPYHDTYNLSLLREGAYEADGQILDEVYVYGSFLQSKMYAKGVSCSNCHLPHEAELIAEGNAVCAQCHSPAGNPEFPSLPLKVFDGPEHTHHPEGSAGAECKNCHMVERVYMGNDWRADHSFRIPRPDLNAETGAPDACTTCHEDQSPEWAAAKLEEWFPESTHRGPHFGEVLAHGRRDPARAAPELRSLSQDSDMAGIVRATAIYLLEQAGDPAEAAALESLLRDPDPLVRSAAVRLQRSAQAMERAPRIMQSLSDPSRSVRMAAAQSMLDAQIAHMPDRYEQALRGAFDEWQASMASRLDFPETHLQMGGMALVMRNLPAAANAFAEATRLDPQLSDAWIMQVRIAFASGDETRGRALLNEALEKTPDNMTLQMMRRELTGEEMDLMPPPSAD; encoded by the coding sequence ATGCTGCACCGACTCGCTCGCCTTCTGATGGCTCTCGCGCTGGCCCTGGGCGCGTCGTCCTCTCTCGCCCAGGACTACCTCGGCTCCGAGCGCTGCATCACCTGCCACGAGGCCGCCGGGGCAGCTTGGGAGGGCTCGCACCATGCGCTCGCCTGGACCGAACCGACCGCGGACACCATCCGCGCGAATTTCGACGGCACCCAGTTCACGCTCGGCGACATGCAGGCGCGCTTCAGTCTCAAGGCGGACGGCACGCCCCATGTCAGCGTCACCGAGCGCGACGGGGTGACCACCGAATACGACGTGCATTCGGTGATCGGTGTCGAGCCGCTGCAGCAATACATCCTCGAGACCGAGCCGGGCCGCCTGCAGAGTTTCGACGTGGTCTGGGACACCGAAAAGGGCGGTTGGTTCCACCTCTACCCGCAGCAGAACTACGCCCCGGGCGACGGGCTGCACTGGACCGGCCCCTACAAAACCTGGAACAGCCGCTGTGCCGCCTGCCATGCGACGGGCTTCGAGGCCAATTACGACCCGCAGGCCCGCAGTTTCGCCTCGACGCAGGTCGAGATCGGCGTCGGCTGCGAGGCCTGCCACGGCCCCGGTTCGGCACATGTGAACTGGGCGGAAACCTACGAGACCACGCAGGAGGCGCCGCCCCCCGCACATGGGTTCACTGTCGACATGTCGCAGCCCGCGCAGATGATCGAACAGTGCGCCTCGTGTCATTCCCGGCGCGAGCCCTATCTCGACGGCAACCCGGTGCCCGGCACGCCCTACCACGACACCTACAATCTTTCGCTGCTCCGCGAGGGCGCCTATGAGGCCGACGGGCAGATCCTCGACGAGGTCTACGTCTATGGCTCCTTCCTGCAGTCGAAGATGTATGCCAAGGGGGTCAGCTGCTCGAACTGCCACCTGCCGCATGAGGCCGAGCTGATCGCCGAGGGCAATGCCGTCTGCGCCCAGTGCCACAGCCCGGCGGGCAACCCCGAGTTCCCCTCGCTGCCGCTCAAGGTCTTCGACGGACCCGAGCACACGCACCATCCCGAGGGCTCGGCGGGCGCGGAGTGCAAGAACTGCCACATGGTCGAGCGCGTCTACATGGGCAACGACTGGCGGGCGGACCATTCCTTCCGCATCCCGCGCCCCGATCTGAACGCCGAGACCGGCGCCCCCGATGCCTGCACCACCTGCCACGAGGACCAGAGCCCCGAATGGGCCGCCGCCAAGCTCGAGGAGTGGTTCCCCGAAAGCACCCACCGCGGCCCGCATTTCGGCGAGGTGCTCGCCCATGGCCGCCGCGACCCCGCCCGCGCCGCGCCCGAGCTGCGCAGCCTCTCGCAGGACAGCGACATGGCCGGCATCGTGCGCGCCACGGCGATCTACCTGCTCGAGCAGGCGGGCGATCCCGCCGAGGCCGCGGCGCTGGAGTCGCTGCTCAGGGACCCTGACCCGCTGGTGCGCAGCGCCGCCGTCCGGCTGCAGCGCTCCGCCCAGGCCATGGAGCGCGCGCCGCGGATCATGCAATCGCTCTCGGACCCCTCGCGCTCGGTGCGCATGGCCGCGGCGCAATCGATGCTCGACGCGCAGATTGCCCATATGCCCGACCGCTACGAACAGGCGCTGCGCGGCGCCTTTGACGAATGGCAGGCCTCGATGGCCAGCCGTCTCGATTTCCCGGAAACCCACTTGCAGATGGGCGGCATGGCCCTGGTGATGCGCAACCTGCCCGCCGCCGCCAATGCCTTTGCCGAGGCGACCCGGCTCGACCCGCAGCTCTCTGACGCCTGGATCATGCAGGTCCGCATCGCCTTTGCCTCGGGCGACGAGACCCGAGGCCGTGCGCTGCTGAACGAGGCGCTGGAGAAGACCCCCGACAATATGACGCTGCAGATGATGCGCCGCGAGCTGACCGGCGAGGAGATGGACCTGATGCCGCCGCCCTCGGCCGACTAG
- a CDS encoding L,D-transpeptidase — MLTRRSLLRAGGAALALAPAARAQELPLAIDRMLPGEFTWHPERAPRGPVAVIVSLPEQRVHVYRNGLRIAVSTCTSGMQGHETPTGVFTILQKDVDHRSSLYNDAPMPNMQRLTWDGIALHAGNLPGYPASHGCVRLPEDFSRRLFEITHLGTPVIVSGHSSDPWELIHPGFVLARLSEAELDSAVRELEVRRRPADWPEEWDPSDPYPITTALVTSPDRRITLLRDGREVLTESFLLEDERPLGEHVLVLSAAEQGRLRWLGVTHQPDPERPLQPETSILDRLVLTSVTRERLLSYAHPGLTLVISDIAATPDRRSERGFVIMQSGLLRSPDPEEAPRP; from the coding sequence ATGCTGACCCGCCGCAGCCTGCTGCGCGCCGGGGGCGCGGCGCTTGCGCTCGCCCCTGCGGCCCGGGCGCAGGAGCTGCCGCTGGCGATCGACCGCATGCTTCCCGGCGAGTTCACCTGGCACCCCGAACGCGCCCCGCGAGGCCCGGTGGCGGTGATCGTCTCGCTGCCCGAGCAGCGGGTACACGTCTATCGCAACGGGCTGCGCATCGCCGTGTCGACCTGCACCTCGGGCATGCAGGGGCACGAAACCCCGACCGGCGTCTTCACCATCCTGCAAAAGGATGTCGACCACCGCTCCTCGCTCTACAATGACGCGCCCATGCCCAACATGCAGCGGCTCACCTGGGACGGTATCGCGCTGCATGCAGGCAACCTGCCGGGCTACCCGGCCTCGCATGGCTGCGTGCGCCTGCCGGAAGACTTCTCGAGGCGGCTTTTCGAGATCACCCATCTCGGCACGCCGGTCATCGTCTCGGGCCACAGCAGCGATCCGTGGGAGCTGATCCACCCCGGCTTCGTGCTGGCGCGACTGAGCGAGGCCGAGCTCGACAGCGCGGTGCGCGAGCTCGAGGTGCGCCGCCGCCCTGCGGATTGGCCAGAGGAGTGGGACCCGTCTGATCCCTACCCGATCACCACCGCACTGGTCACCTCGCCCGACCGGCGCATCACCCTTCTGCGCGACGGACGCGAGGTGCTGACCGAGAGCTTCCTGCTCGAGGACGAGCGACCGCTTGGCGAGCACGTGCTGGTATTGAGCGCCGCCGAGCAGGGCCGGCTGCGTTGGCTCGGCGTCACCCACCAGCCCGACCCGGAGCGCCCACTGCAGCCGGAAACGAGCATTCTTGATCGGCTCGTGCTGACCTCGGTCACCCGCGAGCGATTGCTGAGCTATGCCCACCCCGGCCTAACGCTGGTGATCTCCGACATCGCCGCCACCCCCGACCGCCGCTCTGAGCGCGGCTTCGTCATTATGCAGAGCGGGCTGCTGCGCTCGCCGGACCCAGAGGAAGCCCCACGACCATGA
- a CDS encoding DUF6691 family protein → MGNSSPARLFFALVAGGLFGAGLFLSGMTDTAKVQGWLDVFGAWDPTLAFVMGGAMIPMAMAWLVARGRTRTALGTPLPPQPGTRIDRKLVIGSVLFGIGWGLAGLCPGPSIASLSYGGTGLYVFVAAMLTGMAVAPALRRRLDNPVAAE, encoded by the coding sequence ATGGGCAATTCCTCTCCGGCCCGCCTGTTCTTCGCCCTCGTCGCCGGCGGTCTCTTCGGCGCTGGCCTTTTCCTGTCGGGCATGACCGACACCGCCAAGGTGCAGGGCTGGCTCGACGTCTTCGGCGCCTGGGATCCGACGCTGGCCTTCGTCATGGGCGGCGCGATGATCCCCATGGCAATGGCCTGGCTCGTCGCCCGTGGCCGGACCCGCACCGCGCTTGGCACGCCGCTGCCGCCGCAGCCCGGCACGCGGATCGACCGCAAGCTGGTGATCGGCTCGGTGCTTTTCGGCATCGGCTGGGGTCTCGCCGGGCTCTGCCCCGGCCCGTCCATCGCCTCGCTGAGCTACGGCGGCACCGGGCTCTATGTCTTCGTCGCGGCGATGCTCACCGGCATGGCCGTAGCCCCTGCCCTGCGCAGGAGACTCGACAACCCCGTGGCGGCGGAATAA